A genomic region of Lytechinus pictus isolate F3 Inbred chromosome 2, Lp3.0, whole genome shotgun sequence contains the following coding sequences:
- the LOC129254585 gene encoding spindle and kinetochore-associated protein 2-like has protein sequence MAEKTGDQTQEMERMVDKLEAMFQKTESDVEYMSRKLENEFQEGAQEKNQTSPLELSQRLEQVKHDYKSIMEETEGIKKAQEEMISSIKQQLMAASHAIQKLHQTTGTELPDVSEQEALVQSLLGISLSSSAPVPVSQGSVPSQPQTEQSSVPSLQLDEELHNAEEEENLSPIDTTFDISPSPAELRAGSSEMVPVTEEEFTSVSDLIRGRAKLEDVNRVYSRLYDHFKTERNTAPLSVPEMSKMGMKITGATGEAKLKTLRSLKIINITRTGAVKLS, from the exons ATGGCAGAAAAGACAGGAGATCAAACACAAGAGATGGAGAGGATGGTGGACAAGCTTGAAGCTATG TTTCAGAAGACAGAGTCTGATGTGGAGTACATGTCCAGAAAGCTTGAGAATGAGTTTCAAGAAGGAGCCCAAGAAAAGAATCAG ACTTCACCGCTTGAGCTTAGCCAGCGATTAGAACAGGtcaaacatgattataaaaGCATCATGGAGGAAACAGAAGGTATCAAGAAAGCGCAAGAGGAGATGATCTCTAGCATCAAACAACAGCTCATGGCAGCTTCGCATGCAATACAGAAGCTTCATCAAACAACAGGGACAGAG CTCCCCGATGTGTCTGAGCAGGAAGCTCTAGTACAGTCATTACTTGGAatctcattatcatcttcaGCACCCGTTCCTGTATCTCAAGGTTCAGTGCCAAGCCAACCGCAAACAGAGCAGAGCAGTGTACCT TCTCTACAGCTTGACGAGGAGTTACACAATGctgaagaagaggaaaatcttTCACCCATCGATACAACATTTGATATAA GTCCCTCTCCGGCAGAGCTTCGAGCCGGGTCTAGTGAGATGGTCCCTGTCACAGAAGAGGAGTTTACATCAGTCTCAGATCTCATTAGAGGAAGAGCAAAACTAGAAGATGTGAACAGG GTATACAGTAGGCTGTATGATCACTTCAAAACCGAAAGAAACACTGCTCCATTGAGTGTACCTGAAATGAGTAAAATGGGTATGAAGATTACAGGGGCGACAGGAGAAGCCAAGCTCAAG ACACTGCGATCACTGAAGATAATCAATATAACAAGAACTGGAGCCGTCAAATTATCATGA